A portion of the Candidatus Eisenbacteria bacterium genome contains these proteins:
- a CDS encoding cyanophycin synthetase, which produces MNGPGPAPWALELRRSGAWIMLKLRERRGALRGRMDQARNTLYGALWRESARIVGAELSELTDGFYEIRRGDRVTRVWQSLVPLDDPVTLRIAANKPLVHGLLSARGLPVPRHRAFSLATIGDAIQFLDEVKTDCVVKPAAGTGAGAGVTTRVRTRRDLVHAAVFASALDRQLLIERQHPGESYRLLYLDGELLDAVRRRPPHVVGDGRSTVRQLIHAENRRRMERAGVASSWLISVDPDCRATLRNQGFGLRSVAPAGLSLAVKTVPNENSESENECVTTQLGPGLTEEGARAATCLGVRLAGVDVLTASLGASLAESGGIINEVNTTPGLHMHCRLGDPGRGARVAGLVLERLLGRADGARGAER; this is translated from the coding sequence GTGAACGGCCCTGGTCCGGCTCCATGGGCCCTGGAGCTCCGCCGCTCGGGCGCCTGGATCATGCTGAAGCTCCGCGAGCGCCGCGGCGCCCTCCGGGGCCGCATGGATCAGGCTCGAAACACCCTATACGGCGCGTTGTGGCGCGAATCAGCTCGGATCGTCGGGGCCGAGCTGAGCGAGCTGACCGACGGATTCTACGAAATCAGGCGGGGCGATCGTGTGACACGTGTCTGGCAAAGCCTTGTTCCGCTCGATGACCCCGTTACGCTCCGCATCGCGGCAAACAAGCCTCTCGTGCACGGTCTCCTGTCGGCGCGGGGTTTGCCGGTTCCGCGCCACCGTGCCTTCTCGTTGGCGACGATCGGCGACGCAATTCAATTCCTGGACGAGGTGAAGACGGACTGTGTCGTCAAGCCGGCGGCCGGCACCGGGGCCGGGGCCGGCGTGACGACGCGTGTCCGGACGCGGCGTGACCTCGTTCACGCGGCGGTCTTCGCTTCTGCCCTCGACCGCCAGCTCTTGATCGAGCGGCAGCACCCCGGCGAGAGCTACCGGCTCCTCTACCTGGACGGCGAGCTTCTGGACGCGGTCCGGCGGCGTCCGCCCCACGTCGTGGGAGACGGGCGGTCGACGGTGCGGCAGCTGATCCACGCCGAGAACCGAAGGCGGATGGAGCGGGCGGGCGTCGCCTCCTCGTGGCTCATCTCCGTGGATCCTGATTGCCGCGCCACGCTGCGAAATCAGGGCTTCGGCCTTCGGAGCGTGGCACCGGCCGGCCTCTCGCTCGCGGTCAAGACCGTCCCCAACGAGAACAGCGAGTCCGAGAACGAATGCGTGACGACGCAGCTCGGACCAGGATTGACGGAAGAGGGCGCTCGCGCCGCGACATGTCTCGGCGTGCGGCTTGCGGGGGTGGATGTCCTCACGGCTTCCCTGGGGGCCTCCCTGGCCGAATCCGGCGGGATCATCAACGAGGTCAACACGACGCCGGGCCTCCATATGCACTGCCGACTCGGCGACCCCGGGCGCGGCGCGAGAGTGGCCGGTTTGGTGCTCGAGCGCCTCCTCGGGCGGGCCGACGGCGCCCGGGGCGCCGAGCGATGA
- a CDS encoding Ldh family oxidoreductase, protein MTPLRVISAEHDRFAKEVLVAAGADDGEAAVVSGALLWAGLRGLHLWALDRLPILALRLRRGLIRSPARMTWEAFAPAAHRLDADNGFGQLAGSVAMDRAIRTARTEGIGFVVVRRSNHYGAAGYYGARAAEAGLLGITGTNAFPKVAPHGGTKPVLGTNPIAFACPTRGGGPILVDFSTAALSGGAVRDARKKGEPLPAGCALDAAGMPTQDPAAAELGGMLPAAGPKGFGLGIVVEILSGLLSGGAFGHEVGSLFHTWDRPADVGHFFLAIEIERFMPADEFLTRVDRLLTWIAASPAQDVSSPVRVPGARRQEYLMAYASQGIPIEDEIRRSLDELARDLGVAPLRGESDIAG, encoded by the coding sequence ATGACTCCGCTACGCGTCATATCGGCGGAGCACGATCGCTTCGCGAAGGAGGTCCTCGTGGCGGCCGGCGCCGACGACGGGGAAGCGGCGGTCGTGTCCGGGGCGCTTCTCTGGGCGGGTCTCCGGGGGCTCCATCTCTGGGCCCTCGACCGTCTGCCGATCCTGGCGCTGCGCCTTCGACGTGGGCTGATCCGGTCGCCCGCCCGGATGACCTGGGAGGCCTTCGCCCCCGCCGCGCACCGTCTGGACGCGGACAACGGGTTCGGGCAGCTCGCGGGGAGCGTCGCGATGGACCGGGCGATCCGGACGGCCAGAACGGAGGGCATCGGCTTCGTGGTGGTGCGCCGCAGCAACCACTACGGCGCTGCCGGCTACTACGGCGCGCGAGCCGCCGAGGCGGGCCTGCTCGGGATCACCGGCACGAATGCCTTTCCGAAGGTGGCTCCCCACGGAGGAACGAAGCCGGTCCTGGGAACGAACCCGATCGCCTTCGCCTGCCCCACGCGAGGCGGCGGGCCGATTCTGGTCGACTTCTCGACGGCGGCTCTGAGCGGCGGCGCGGTGCGAGACGCGCGAAAGAAAGGTGAGCCCTTACCCGCCGGCTGTGCCCTGGACGCGGCGGGGATGCCGACGCAGGATCCCGCCGCGGCCGAGCTGGGGGGCATGCTCCCCGCGGCCGGGCCCAAAGGGTTCGGGCTCGGGATCGTGGTGGAGATCTTGAGCGGGCTTCTTTCCGGGGGGGCCTTTGGTCACGAGGTGGGCTCGCTCTTTCATACGTGGGACCGGCCGGCCGATGTCGGGCACTTCTTCCTCGCGATCGAAATCGAGCGCTTCATGCCGGCCGATGAATTCCTGACGCGAGTGGATCGGCTTCTCACATGGATCGCGGCTTCGCCGGCGCAGGACGTTTCATCGCCTGTGCGCGTGCCGGGGGCGCGCCGCCAGGAGTACCTGATGGCCTACGCGAGCCAGGGAATACCCATCGAGGACGAGATCAGGCGATCCCTGGACGAGCTCGCGCGGGACCTGGGCGTCGCGCCCCTCCGCGGAGAGTCGGACATCGCGGGGTAG
- the aceA gene encoding isocitrate lyase translates to MLTTRTRRQTWNRTAPEKKNTNGRTVKAGPTSKGRWDGITRPYSEEDVARLRGTVRVEHTLARLGALRLWDLLTTQEYVAALGALTGNQAVQQVKAGLDAIYLSGWQVAADANLAGQTYPDQSLYPANSVPSVVRRINQALLRADQIEHAEAMERGKGNGGPNGHAGRHWLAPILADAEAGFGGPLNAFELMKGMIEAGAAGVHFEDQLSSEKKCGHLGGKVLIPTGAFIRTLVAARLAADVLDVPTIIVARTDADSAKLLTSDVDERDREFLTGERTAEGFYRIRGGLSCAIARALAYAPYADLLWCETSTPDLREAREFAEAVHARFPGKMLAYNCSPSFNWKAKLDPATIAKFQRELAAMGYRFQFVTLAGFHALNHSMFELARAYRERGMAAYSELQEAEFASEAHGYSATRHQREVGTGYFDQVIQVITGGSSSTVALQGSTEKAQF, encoded by the coding sequence ATGTTGACAACGCGCACAAGGCGACAAACCTGGAACCGAACCGCTCCTGAAAAGAAGAATACGAACGGCCGCACCGTGAAGGCCGGGCCTACATCGAAGGGCCGATGGGACGGCATTACGCGGCCTTACTCCGAGGAGGATGTCGCGCGGCTCCGCGGCACGGTGCGCGTCGAGCACACGCTCGCGCGGCTTGGGGCGCTCAGGCTCTGGGACCTCCTGACCACGCAAGAATACGTCGCGGCGTTGGGGGCGCTGACCGGAAACCAGGCGGTGCAGCAGGTGAAGGCGGGGCTCGACGCGATCTACCTGAGCGGCTGGCAGGTCGCGGCCGACGCCAATCTTGCCGGGCAGACCTATCCCGACCAGAGCCTCTACCCGGCGAACAGCGTCCCCAGCGTCGTCCGCCGCATCAACCAGGCGCTCCTTCGCGCGGATCAGATCGAGCATGCGGAGGCGATGGAGCGGGGGAAGGGAAACGGCGGCCCGAACGGACACGCCGGACGCCACTGGCTCGCGCCCATCCTCGCCGACGCGGAGGCGGGTTTCGGTGGCCCGCTCAACGCGTTCGAGCTGATGAAGGGAATGATCGAAGCCGGCGCCGCCGGGGTCCACTTCGAGGATCAGCTCTCCTCGGAGAAGAAATGCGGCCACCTGGGCGGCAAGGTGCTCATCCCGACCGGCGCGTTCATCCGCACCTTGGTCGCGGCGAGGCTCGCGGCGGACGTCCTGGACGTCCCGACGATCATCGTCGCGCGGACCGACGCCGACAGCGCGAAGCTCTTGACGAGCGACGTGGACGAGCGCGACCGCGAGTTTTTGACAGGGGAGCGGACCGCGGAGGGGTTTTACCGGATTCGGGGCGGGCTATCGTGCGCGATCGCGCGCGCATTGGCCTACGCGCCCTACGCCGATCTCCTCTGGTGCGAGACCTCCACGCCCGATCTCCGCGAGGCGCGCGAGTTCGCCGAGGCGGTGCACGCCCGCTTCCCGGGCAAGATGCTCGCCTACAACTGCTCGCCTTCGTTCAACTGGAAGGCCAAGCTCGATCCCGCGACCATCGCGAAGTTCCAGCGAGAGCTTGCCGCGATGGGATACAGATTCCAGTTCGTGACCCTCGCGGGGTTCCACGCGCTGAATCACAGCATGTTCGAGCTGGCGCGCGCGTACCGCGAACGGGGCATGGCGGCCTACTCCGAGCTTCAGGAGGCGGAGTTCGCCTCGGAAGCCCACGGATATTCGGCCACCCGGCACCAGCGCGAGGTCGGCACCGGTTACTTCGATCAGGTGATCCAGGTCATCACGGGAGGGAGCTCCTCGACGGTGGCGCTCCAGGGCTCGACGGAAAAAGCACAATTCTGA
- the aceB gene encoding malate synthase A has protein sequence MAIRNAPPARALAIEARVRAGFEQVLNAEALVFLEELARRFAPRIEEALKNRDQRLLRIASGEPLDFLAETEPIRAGAWRVAPIPRDLTRRTVEITGPTDRKMVINALNSGADLFMADFEDANSPTWDNLIEGQLNLRDAVRRRLSFDDPSTGKQYRLHEKTAVLLVRPRGLHLPERHVTFEGRPIPASLLDFGLYFFHNAHELLARGTGPYFYLPKLESHREARIWNDIFLYAQEALRIGRGTIKATVLIETLPAVFEMDEILYELREHSAGLNCGRWDYIFSFIKTRQHDPAAVLPDRSQVTMEQPCMRAYTQLAVRTCHRRGVHSMGGMAAQIPIKNDEARSKAALEKVRADKLREVRDGHDGTWVAHPGLVPVAREVFEAHMKGPNQLERLREDVRATAADLLRVPQGTRTEEGLRLNVRVGIQYIESWLRGSGCVPLYSLMEDAATAEISRAQVWQWLRHGVALEDGRRVTPELIGAVVDDEMKTIEREVGSSRFEAGRFGEARALFERISTAQSLENFLTLPAYQALDRGSVESA, from the coding sequence ATGGCAATTCGGAACGCACCCCCAGCGCGGGCGCTCGCGATCGAAGCGCGCGTGAGGGCGGGATTCGAGCAGGTTCTGAACGCGGAAGCGCTCGTCTTTCTGGAAGAGCTCGCGCGTCGCTTCGCGCCGCGGATAGAAGAGGCGCTGAAAAATCGCGACCAGCGCCTGCTGCGTATCGCGAGCGGGGAGCCGCTCGATTTCCTGGCGGAAACAGAGCCGATCCGGGCAGGCGCATGGCGCGTCGCCCCGATCCCGCGAGACCTCACGCGACGGACGGTGGAGATCACGGGGCCGACCGACCGGAAGATGGTGATCAACGCGCTCAACTCGGGCGCCGATCTCTTCATGGCGGATTTCGAGGACGCGAATTCCCCGACCTGGGATAACCTCATCGAAGGGCAGCTCAACCTCCGCGACGCGGTTCGCCGACGGCTCTCCTTCGACGATCCTTCCACGGGCAAGCAATACCGTCTCCATGAGAAGACCGCCGTGCTCCTGGTGCGCCCTCGCGGGCTCCACCTCCCCGAGCGCCACGTCACTTTTGAAGGACGGCCGATTCCGGCGAGCCTCCTGGATTTTGGCCTCTATTTCTTTCACAACGCCCACGAGCTCTTGGCCCGGGGAACGGGACCTTATTTCTACCTCCCGAAGCTCGAAAGCCATCGCGAAGCGCGGATCTGGAACGACATCTTCCTCTACGCGCAGGAAGCGCTTCGCATCGGACGCGGCACGATCAAGGCGACGGTGCTGATCGAGACTCTCCCCGCGGTCTTCGAAATGGACGAGATCCTCTATGAGCTGCGAGAGCACTCGGCCGGGCTCAACTGCGGACGGTGGGATTATATCTTCAGCTTCATCAAGACGCGCCAGCACGATCCCGCCGCGGTGCTGCCCGACCGCTCCCAGGTGACGATGGAGCAGCCCTGCATGCGCGCCTACACGCAGCTGGCCGTGCGCACCTGCCACCGGCGCGGCGTCCATTCCATGGGCGGGATGGCCGCCCAGATCCCGATCAAGAACGATGAAGCGCGGAGCAAGGCGGCTCTGGAGAAGGTCCGCGCGGACAAGCTCCGCGAGGTGCGTGACGGCCACGACGGAACGTGGGTCGCGCATCCGGGTCTGGTGCCGGTCGCGCGTGAAGTCTTCGAGGCGCACATGAAGGGTCCGAATCAGCTCGAGCGGCTCCGTGAGGACGTTCGCGCGACCGCCGCGGACCTCTTGCGTGTACCTCAAGGCACGAGGACGGAGGAAGGGTTGCGGCTCAACGTCAGGGTCGGAATCCAATACATCGAATCCTGGCTGCGCGGGTCGGGATGCGTCCCGCTCTACTCGCTCATGGAGGACGCCGCCACGGCCGAGATCTCGCGCGCCCAGGTATGGCAGTGGCTTCGCCACGGCGTGGCGCTCGAAGACGGCCGCCGGGTGACGCCGGAGCTGATCGGCGCTGTCGTCGACGACGAGATGAAGACGATCGAGCGGGAGGTGGGGTCCTCCCGGTTTGAGGCGGGACGCTTCGGCGAAGCCCGCGCGCTCTTCGAGCGGATTTCCACCGCGCAATCGCTCGAGAATTTCCTGACGCTCCCCGCATATCAAGCTTTGGATCGCGGCTCCGTCGAGTCCGCCTAG
- a CDS encoding ImmA/IrrE family metallo-endopeptidase: MRSIQHLGKRIRALRLRESLTQTAMAERLGVSTSYLNLIEHDRRPVSANLLIKLAQFTDLDLKSFAPGEDTKLAAILMEVFGDPVFEGNAPSESETREFVASNPEVARAVLHLHHSFVETRGSAATLAAQVLDRQDLTGIDRGGMASEQVTDLIQRYRNHFPELEAQAERLWKDARLEGEDLFGSLARYLESKHRVDVQVLKVGEMGSAVRRFDPERRKLQISEVLRRGSRNFQLAYQIGLLDGSDLIDRIAREPELTSDEARALCRVALANYFSAAVLMPYEEFLRAAQQERYDLDLLQHRFRANYEQVCHRLTSLQKRGAEGVPFYMVRIDIAGNISKKFSAIGLHFPRFGGLCPLWNVHAAFLRPNVIRVQISRLPDGRTFFSIGRTIRKHRGGFHAPEILYAIELGCDIDSARQLVYADGMDLSNPAGVIPAGITCRLCERLDCGARAFPSMHNPLRIDENVRGISFYAPAQEEQP; this comes from the coding sequence ATGCGGTCCATCCAGCACTTAGGAAAACGGATCCGAGCCCTGCGGCTCAGGGAAAGCCTGACGCAGACCGCGATGGCGGAGCGGCTCGGTGTATCCACGAGCTATCTCAATCTCATCGAGCATGACCGCCGGCCGGTCAGCGCCAATCTCCTGATCAAGTTGGCGCAGTTCACGGACCTCGACCTCAAATCCTTCGCCCCTGGAGAGGACACCAAGCTCGCCGCCATCCTGATGGAGGTGTTCGGCGATCCGGTCTTCGAGGGGAACGCTCCCTCGGAGTCCGAGACCCGCGAATTCGTCGCTTCGAACCCCGAGGTCGCCCGCGCGGTGCTCCACCTCCATCACTCGTTCGTCGAAACCCGCGGCTCCGCCGCGACGCTCGCCGCGCAGGTCCTGGATCGGCAGGACCTCACGGGCATCGACCGGGGCGGGATGGCCTCGGAGCAGGTGACCGATCTGATCCAGCGTTATCGAAACCACTTCCCGGAGCTGGAGGCCCAGGCGGAGCGGCTGTGGAAGGACGCCCGCCTCGAGGGAGAGGATCTCTTCGGTTCCCTGGCTCGCTATTTGGAGTCGAAGCACAGGGTCGACGTCCAGGTGCTCAAGGTGGGCGAGATGGGGTCGGCCGTACGCCGCTTTGATCCGGAGCGCCGCAAGCTCCAGATCTCCGAAGTGCTCCGACGCGGGTCGCGCAATTTCCAGCTCGCCTACCAGATCGGGTTGCTCGACGGCTCCGACCTGATCGATCGCATCGCCCGCGAGCCCGAGCTCACCTCCGACGAAGCGCGCGCTTTATGCAGGGTTGCGCTCGCGAATTACTTCTCCGCCGCGGTGCTGATGCCCTACGAGGAATTCCTCCGAGCCGCCCAGCAGGAACGCTATGACCTCGATCTGCTCCAGCATCGATTCCGAGCCAATTACGAGCAGGTCTGCCACCGCCTCACGTCTTTGCAGAAGAGGGGGGCGGAGGGGGTTCCCTTCTACATGGTCCGCATCGACATCGCCGGCAACATCTCCAAGAAGTTCAGCGCCATCGGGCTCCACTTTCCGCGGTTCGGCGGCCTGTGCCCTCTTTGGAACGTGCACGCGGCCTTCCTCCGTCCCAACGTCATCCGGGTCCAGATCTCACGCCTTCCGGACGGAAGAACCTTCTTTTCCATCGGCCGCACGATTCGCAAGCACCGTGGCGGATTCCATGCGCCCGAGATCCTCTACGCCATCGAGCTGGGTTGCGACATCGATTCGGCGCGCCAGCTCGTCTACGCGGATGGGATGGACCTCTCCAATCCGGCCGGCGTGATTCCGGCGGGGATCACCTGTCGCCTCTGTGAGCGGCTTGATTGCGGGGCGCGCGCGTTCCCATCGATGCACAACCCTCTCCGGATCGACGAGAATGTGCGCGGCATTTCGTTCTACGCCCCGGCCCAGGAGGAGCAGCCGTGA
- a CDS encoding amidohydrolase family protein → MGAAPSLSAVSTAQPSPAPSTARVKAIHFEKLIDGKGHTLTDALVVVEGDRVRSVCSYTAAKVPDDAERIDLARFTGIPGLIDAHTHMTYYWDRTPGTRPWAELNARPPMQTMFLAQENARRTLEAGVTTVRDLGSFQYMDIAMRDLINRGAMTGPRMFVAGYGLFPTYTPYQDAPLPPAGGLADGVEQVMRATRQQIAAGADVVKIYGSTGSADDVTGYQTYTFEEMKAAVDIARQRGKRVAIHSYGPDGARDAVRAGATSVEHAIDLDDATLREMARRGVYYVPTVDHNRYYAENREAFGYSDSVAARLDAYRSRNLETVRRAIKAGVRIAMGSDAVFTMFGENTRELGWFVKAGMTPAQALATATTNGAALLGMEKELGAVAPGYYADLVAVEGDPTADIRAVIERVRWVMKGGNVVVDRAHPKAP, encoded by the coding sequence CTGGGAGCCGCGCCCTCTCTCTCCGCGGTTTCGACCGCGCAACCGTCTCCAGCGCCATCCACGGCCCGCGTCAAGGCGATCCACTTCGAGAAGCTGATCGACGGCAAGGGTCATACGCTCACGGACGCCCTGGTCGTTGTCGAAGGGGATCGCGTCCGGTCGGTCTGCTCCTACACGGCCGCGAAGGTTCCGGACGACGCCGAGCGGATCGACCTCGCCCGCTTTACCGGCATTCCCGGCCTGATCGACGCGCATACCCACATGACCTACTACTGGGACCGGACGCCCGGTACGAGGCCGTGGGCTGAGCTCAACGCGCGGCCGCCGATGCAGACGATGTTTCTGGCTCAGGAAAACGCGCGGAGGACGCTCGAGGCCGGCGTGACCACCGTGCGCGACCTGGGATCGTTTCAGTACATGGACATCGCCATGCGCGACCTCATCAACCGGGGCGCGATGACGGGACCGCGGATGTTCGTGGCCGGGTACGGCCTCTTCCCCACGTACACCCCGTATCAGGACGCGCCGCTGCCTCCCGCCGGGGGCCTGGCGGACGGCGTCGAGCAGGTCATGCGGGCGACGAGGCAGCAGATCGCGGCCGGAGCCGATGTCGTGAAGATCTATGGCTCGACGGGCAGCGCCGACGACGTGACCGGATACCAGACCTACACCTTCGAGGAGATGAAGGCGGCGGTGGATATCGCGCGCCAGCGCGGCAAGCGGGTCGCAATCCATTCCTACGGGCCGGACGGCGCCCGCGATGCGGTCCGGGCCGGGGCGACGTCCGTGGAGCACGCGATCGACCTGGACGATGCGACCCTTCGCGAGATGGCGCGGCGCGGTGTCTACTACGTGCCGACGGTCGATCACAACCGCTACTACGCCGAGAACAGGGAGGCGTTCGGGTACAGCGACTCCGTGGCCGCGCGGCTCGACGCGTATCGCTCCCGAAATCTGGAAACCGTGCGCCGTGCGATCAAAGCGGGGGTCAGGATCGCGATGGGTTCGGACGCGGTCTTCACGATGTTCGGCGAGAATACGCGCGAGCTGGGCTGGTTCGTGAAGGCCGGAATGACCCCCGCGCAGGCGCTCGCGACCGCGACGACGAACGGCGCCGCCCTCCTCGGCATGGAGAAGGAGCTGGGCGCCGTCGCGCCGGGCTACTACGCGGACCTCGTTGCGGTCGAAGGGGACCCGACAGCCGATATCCGCGCGGTCATCGAGCGCGTTCGCTGGGTGATGAAGGGCGGGAACGTGGTCGTGGATCGCGCCCACCCGAAGGCGCCCTAG
- the acs gene encoding acetate--CoA ligase, which produces MASKNPSSGSGSRAAIDALLEERRSYHSSNEFRDKATIRDESIYAQAAADPEGFWGKVAGELDWFVAWNRVLEWKVPDAKWFTGGKLNVSYNCLDRHIRGARRNKAALIWVGEPGDRRTLTYWDLYREVNKFANALRKLGVAKGDRVALYMPMVPELPIAMLACSRLGAVHSVVFGGFSAEALRDRINDAQAKVLITADGGWRRGQIVPLKRDADEALQGAPTIEHVVVVKRGDFAVHMNEGRDHWWHRLMDGISDHCWPEPMDAEDMLYILYTSGTTGKPKGIVHTTGGYLTGVYATTKWVFDLKEEDVFWCTADIGWVTGHSYVVYGPLANGATVVMYEGSPDWPDKDRFWQICEELAVTVFYTAPTAIRAFMKWGTEWPKKHRLVSLRLLGTVGEPINPEAWVWYHEHIGGGNCPVVDTWWQTETGMILISPLPGITALKPGSATRPLPGIEADVVNEQGESVKVGGGYLVLRRPWPAMLRGIYGDPERYRQQYWSRFPGVYFTGDGAKRDADGYLWLLGRVDDVMNVAGHRISTMEVESALVDHPSVAEAAVVGRNHDLKGTAISAFVTIKEGKHSGADLADELKEHVVKKIGKIARPEEILFTADLPKTRSGKIMRRLLRDIAEGKAVGDTTTLADPAVITRLKTKYEEQES; this is translated from the coding sequence ATGGCGAGCAAGAATCCATCCAGCGGGTCCGGCTCGAGGGCCGCCATCGACGCGCTCCTGGAAGAGCGTCGTTCCTACCACTCGTCGAACGAGTTCCGAGATAAAGCCACCATCCGGGACGAATCGATCTACGCGCAGGCCGCCGCGGATCCCGAGGGATTCTGGGGCAAGGTCGCCGGCGAGCTGGATTGGTTCGTCGCGTGGAACCGCGTCCTCGAGTGGAAGGTGCCGGACGCGAAGTGGTTCACGGGAGGAAAGCTCAACGTCTCGTATAACTGCCTCGACCGGCACATCCGCGGCGCGCGCCGGAACAAGGCGGCCCTCATCTGGGTCGGGGAGCCCGGGGACCGCCGCACGCTCACCTACTGGGATCTCTATCGCGAGGTGAACAAGTTCGCGAACGCCCTTCGGAAGCTAGGCGTCGCGAAGGGGGACCGCGTCGCGCTCTATATGCCGATGGTGCCCGAGCTTCCGATCGCGATGCTCGCGTGCTCGCGCCTCGGCGCGGTGCACAGCGTCGTTTTCGGTGGATTCAGCGCGGAGGCGCTCCGCGACCGGATCAACGACGCCCAGGCCAAAGTGCTCATCACCGCGGACGGGGGATGGCGGCGCGGGCAGATCGTGCCGCTGAAGCGCGACGCGGACGAAGCGCTCCAGGGTGCGCCGACGATCGAGCACGTCGTCGTCGTGAAGCGAGGCGACTTCGCGGTCCACATGAACGAAGGCCGGGACCATTGGTGGCACCGGCTCATGGACGGCATCTCCGACCACTGCTGGCCGGAGCCGATGGATGCCGAAGACATGCTCTACATCCTCTACACCTCCGGCACGACCGGCAAACCCAAGGGGATCGTGCACACCACCGGAGGCTACCTCACCGGGGTCTACGCCACGACGAAGTGGGTGTTCGATCTCAAGGAGGAGGACGTCTTCTGGTGCACCGCCGACATCGGGTGGGTGACGGGGCATTCGTACGTGGTCTACGGACCGCTCGCCAACGGGGCGACCGTCGTGATGTACGAGGGCTCCCCCGACTGGCCGGACAAGGACCGCTTCTGGCAGATCTGCGAGGAGCTGGCGGTCACGGTCTTCTACACCGCTCCGACCGCGATTCGCGCGTTCATGAAGTGGGGAACCGAGTGGCCCAAGAAGCACAGGCTCGTCTCGCTCAGGCTGCTCGGCACGGTGGGGGAGCCGATCAACCCCGAGGCTTGGGTCTGGTATCACGAGCACATCGGCGGCGGCAACTGCCCGGTGGTGGACACGTGGTGGCAGACCGAGACCGGCATGATCCTGATCTCGCCGCTCCCCGGGATCACCGCTCTCAAGCCCGGGTCCGCCACGAGGCCGCTCCCCGGAATCGAAGCCGACGTCGTGAACGAGCAGGGGGAATCGGTCAAGGTCGGAGGCGGATACCTGGTGCTCCGGCGTCCATGGCCCGCGATGCTGCGGGGCATTTACGGCGATCCCGAGCGTTACCGACAGCAGTACTGGTCGCGCTTTCCGGGGGTTTATTTCACGGGGGACGGCGCGAAGCGCGATGCGGACGGCTATCTCTGGCTGCTGGGGCGGGTGGACGACGTCATGAACGTCGCGGGGCACCGGATCAGCACCATGGAGGTGGAGAGCGCGCTCGTGGATCACCCTTCGGTCGCGGAGGCCGCCGTCGTGGGCCGGAATCACGATCTCAAAGGGACCGCGATTTCGGCGTTTGTCACGATCAAGGAAGGGAAGCACTCCGGCGCCGATCTCGCGGACGAGCTGAAGGAGCACGTCGTGAAGAAGATCGGCAAGATCGCCCGCCCCGAGGAAATTCTGTTCACGGCGGATCTTCCGAAGACCCGCTCGGGCAAGATCATGCGCCGTCTGCTCCGCGACATCGCCGAAGGCAAGGCCGTCGGGGACACGACCACCCTCGCCGACCCCGCCGTCATCACGCGCCTCAAGACCAAGTACGAGGAGCAGGAGAGCTAG
- a CDS encoding ArsR family transcriptional regulator, which translates to MRDVMLIEKTEQAGALLNPIRMELLRLAGEPRTCTELADSLGESPQKIYYHVKVLERAGAIEKVEERRVRAIPEGLYRATARSYWLSPTLVGKIGGARRARDQMSLGFVLSLAEELQADVGRLAQEEQGEIPSLGFSAQVRLARPVERAAFLHDVQEAIQSIAMKYGTTSPPPHASDAAPDTFHLILACYPRPEERNAAAP; encoded by the coding sequence ATGCGCGACGTAATGCTCATCGAGAAGACGGAACAGGCGGGAGCGCTCCTCAATCCAATCCGGATGGAGCTCTTGAGGCTCGCCGGCGAGCCCCGCACCTGCACCGAATTGGCGGACTCGCTCGGCGAGTCGCCGCAGAAAATCTACTACCACGTGAAAGTCCTGGAACGCGCGGGCGCGATCGAAAAGGTGGAGGAGAGGCGGGTGCGCGCGATCCCCGAGGGGCTCTACCGCGCGACCGCGCGTTCGTATTGGCTCTCTCCGACGCTTGTAGGGAAGATCGGCGGGGCGCGCCGGGCCCGCGACCAGATGAGCCTGGGTTTTGTCCTCTCGCTCGCGGAAGAGCTGCAGGCGGATGTCGGCCGCTTGGCCCAGGAGGAACAGGGGGAGATCCCCTCGCTCGGGTTTTCCGCGCAAGTGCGTCTCGCGAGGCCCGTCGAGCGGGCAGCGTTTCTGCATGATGTTCAAGAAGCCATCCAATCCATCGCCATGAAGTACGGGACGACGAGCCCGCCGCCCCATGCGTCGGACGCAGCTCCCGACACCTTCCATTTGATCCTCGCCTGTTATCCACGACCGGAGGAAAGGAACGCGGCGGCGCCCTGA